The following proteins are encoded in a genomic region of Magnolia sinica isolate HGM2019 chromosome 1, MsV1, whole genome shotgun sequence:
- the LOC131251691 gene encoding splicing factor U2af small subunit B-like isoform X1: MAEHLASIFGTEKDRVNCPFYFKIGACRHGDRCSRLHTRPSISPTLLLSNMYQRPDMVTPGVDPQGQAMDPRKIQEHFEDFYEDLFEELSKYGEIESLNICDNLADHMVGNVYVQFREEEHAANALRNLSGRFYAGRPIIVDFSPVTDFREATCRQYEENTCNRGGYCNFMHLKKISRELRRQLFGRYRRRHSRSHSRSRSPYRHRSHEERSHGGRGHGRRYDEKDNYLEDRRRARSRSPGRNRRGRSRSPGGKRNRSPVREGSAERRAKIEQWNREKEQAESGHKNSNAANDNNADSTGYTQNGGQYYEQQQQQQGGSGY; the protein is encoded by the exons ATGGCGGAGCACTTGGCGTCGATCTTCGGGACAGAGAAGGATCGGGTGAACTGCCCTTTCTACTTCAAGATCGGGGCGTGCAGGCACGGTGATCGGTGCTCGAGGCTCCATACTCGGCCGAGCATCAGCCCTACGCTGCTGCTCTCGAACATGTATCAGAGGCCTGATATGGTGACACCTGGCGTGGACCCTCAGGGCCAGGCCATGGATCCCCGCAAGATCCAGGAGCACTTCGAG GATTTCTATGAGGATCTGTTTGAGGAGCTGAGCAAATATGGGGAGATTGAGAGCCTGAATATCTGTGACAATTTGGCTGATCACATG GTGGGAAATGTGTATGTTCAGTTTAGAGAGGAAGAACATGCTGCAAATGCGCTCCGAAATTTGAGTGGAAGATTTTATGCAG GGCGTCCCATTATTGTTGACTTCTCCCCAGTGACGGATTTCCGGGAAGCAACATGCAGGCAATATGAAGAAAACACGTGCAACCGAGGCGGCTATTGCAATTTCATGCATCTGAAAAAGATTAGCAG AGAGCTGAGACGGCAACTATTTGGACGGTACCGACGTAGGCACAGTCGCAGCCACAGCAGAAGCCGCAGCCCCTACAGGCATCGCAGCCATGAAGAACGCTCCCACGGTGGCCGTGGTCATGGGAGGCGTTACGATGAGAAGGACAACTACCTTGAAGATCGGAGGAGGGCCAGGAGCCGTAGCCCTGGACGAAACCGAAGGGGACGAAGCAGGAGCCCTGGGGGAAAGCGGAATAGGAGCCCAGTTAGGGAAGGCAGTGCTGAGAGGCGGGCTAAAATCGAGCAATGGAACAGGGAAAAAGAACAGGCAGAGTCAGGTCATAAGAATAGCAATGCTGCTAATGATAATAATGCTGACAGCACTGGTTACACACAAAATGGAGGGCAGTACTatgagcagcagcagcaacagcaaggAGGATCTGGTTACTGA
- the LOC131251691 gene encoding splicing factor U2af small subunit B-like isoform X2: MAEHLASIFGTEKDRVNCPFYFKIGACRHGDRCSRLHTRPSISPTLLLSNMYQRPDMVTPGVDPQGQAMDPRKIQEHFEDFYEDLFEELSKYGEIESLNICDNLADHMEIGLFCCHVVVVSGRPIIVDFSPVTDFREATCRQYEENTCNRGGYCNFMHLKKISRELRRQLFGRYRRRHSRSHSRSRSPYRHRSHEERSHGGRGHGRRYDEKDNYLEDRRRARSRSPGRNRRGRSRSPGGKRNRSPVREGSAERRAKIEQWNREKEQAESGHKNSNAANDNNADSTGYTQNGGQYYEQQQQQQGGSGY, from the exons ATGGCGGAGCACTTGGCGTCGATCTTCGGGACAGAGAAGGATCGGGTGAACTGCCCTTTCTACTTCAAGATCGGGGCGTGCAGGCACGGTGATCGGTGCTCGAGGCTCCATACTCGGCCGAGCATCAGCCCTACGCTGCTGCTCTCGAACATGTATCAGAGGCCTGATATGGTGACACCTGGCGTGGACCCTCAGGGCCAGGCCATGGATCCCCGCAAGATCCAGGAGCACTTCGAG GATTTCTATGAGGATCTGTTTGAGGAGCTGAGCAAATATGGGGAGATTGAGAGCCTGAATATCTGTGACAATTTGGCTGATCACATG GAAATTGGACTATTTTGTTGTCATGTTGTTGTTGTTTCAGGGCGTCCCATTATTGTTGACTTCTCCCCAGTGACGGATTTCCGGGAAGCAACATGCAGGCAATATGAAGAAAACACGTGCAACCGAGGCGGCTATTGCAATTTCATGCATCTGAAAAAGATTAGCAG AGAGCTGAGACGGCAACTATTTGGACGGTACCGACGTAGGCACAGTCGCAGCCACAGCAGAAGCCGCAGCCCCTACAGGCATCGCAGCCATGAAGAACGCTCCCACGGTGGCCGTGGTCATGGGAGGCGTTACGATGAGAAGGACAACTACCTTGAAGATCGGAGGAGGGCCAGGAGCCGTAGCCCTGGACGAAACCGAAGGGGACGAAGCAGGAGCCCTGGGGGAAAGCGGAATAGGAGCCCAGTTAGGGAAGGCAGTGCTGAGAGGCGGGCTAAAATCGAGCAATGGAACAGGGAAAAAGAACAGGCAGAGTCAGGTCATAAGAATAGCAATGCTGCTAATGATAATAATGCTGACAGCACTGGTTACACACAAAATGGAGGGCAGTACTatgagcagcagcagcaacagcaaggAGGATCTGGTTACTGA